DNA from Methanomicrobia archaeon:
GGAGTTGCGAGGGAAGGGTTTGGATGTGCTTATCGTGGACATCGATGAGAAGAAGGTGGAATTACTCAAGGACGAAGGGTTCATTGCGTTTGTCGGAGATATAAACGACCCTGAAGTGACGCGAAAGGTCCTAAGCGAAGGAGTTGCGGAAGCGTTTTTTATCGTAAGTAACGACTGCACCGGGAACAAGCAAGCACTGAAGAATGTGAAGAAAGATGCCCCTCAGGCTCGTGTAGTCGTGCGTGCGGTCGACCCTACAGATAAAGAGGATTTGAAGGAGTTAGGCGTTGATGTGGTCCTCTCCATCCCGGATATAACCGCAAAAACTGCAATAGGGGATTTAGAGAGCGTAAAGTCACGGATGAAAGCAAAACAATTGGTTACAATGATAGAGGAGCTAAAAGAGCACGAAGAAGAGCGATTGGGTATTGTGGTTCACGACAGCCCTGATCCTGACGCAATAGCTTCCGCTCTTGCACTCAAACACATAGCAAAGCACGTAGGTGTATCTGCGGATATAACGTACCGCGGGGAGATAGGACATCATGTGAATCGCGCTTTCGTGAATATCTTAGGGATAGAGATGGTCCGGATAGAGCGCGAGGACGATTTGAAAGGCTACAGTAAGTTGGCGCTTATAGACGCCAGTGTTCCTGGTATGAATAATCCCTTGCCACCAGAGGGTAATATAGACATCATCATAGACCATCATACCGCGAATAACAAAGGGAAGGTAAACGCCGATTTTTTCGATATCAGACCAGATACCGGTGCAACGTCCACGATACTGACAGAATATCTGCGGGAATTGGAAGTACCCGTGGATAAGGTGCTGGCGACGGCGCTTTTGCATGGAATAAGAACGGATACCAGTGGCTTCAAGCGCGAGACAAACCCCGCAGATTTCTCCGCCGCAGCGTTCCTCCATGTAAAGGCTGATAAAGACCTCCTAGACCAGATAGAAACGCCGCCTATGTCCACAGAGATGTTAAACGTCGTCGGCGATGCGATCTTAAACAAGAAGATAAAGGGGAGCTACTTAATCACGAATGCAGGCATGGTGGCGAATCGTGACGCTATCCCTCAAGCAGCTGATTATCTGCTCAATCTGGAAGGAATCGCGACGGTGGTCGTAATAGGACTCTACGAGGATAAGGCATTCATTTCCGGGCGGAGCAAGGACATCCGGGTGAATATAGGCGATGCTTTTGCACGCGCGTTCGGGGATATCGGCTCCGCGGGTGGCCACGCCTCGATGGCTGCTGCGCAGATACCGCTCGGCATCTTCAGCGGGCTCAAGGACAAAGAGACCATTATGCAACTTGTCGAAGATGCGGTGACAAAGCGATTCCTAGCGGTGATGATGAAAGAGGAATCGAGCGAATAAGTATGCGCACGCACGTACCTTCGTTCTCGCTTTTCTTATCGTTTTCTTTTCAGAGTTTCACCATCTGAGCATGCGGTACGCCATCAACAAAAATCACACAGGCTTCGTCGATAAAATCGTTGTCGACGGCGCATTTTATCGTGCGGTTACCCACTAAATTCGCTATTGTCGCACGCTGTAACGACGTGATTACTTCACCTTCCGTCGCTTCTTCGCCTTTGTAAAATCGTTCAGAGATTTTCAGAGAGAGTTCTCCTTCTTCAAAGCTCTTCCCCAGCAAATCCCTGTCGCATACTGCTACCAGCAGCCCGGACGCCGAGTTGTATTCTTTGACATACATCGCTTTGCTCGCTCACCCTAGTAAGCAAAAGGATACGATATCTTAAAGGTAAAAGTTATAAGGTTCACGATAGTATAAGATTGTAGAAAGAGATAGTGCTCGGAAGGCGTGGGGCTCGTAGCTTAGCCTGGTTGGAGCGCTCGGCTGATAACCGAGAGGTCCGGAGTTCAAATCTCCGCGGGCCCATCATACTCACTTCTTAAAACGAGAAGAAGCGCTTGGTCAAGGGAAGAGTAGGTACAAAGGTGAACAAAGAGGAAGAAAGATGAAGATCGAGACGAGGGTGATTTTGATCGCGCCGGATTCTGAGATAACGCCCGGACAGTTGAAGAGCAAGATCCTGTCGATCCTCAGTGAGGATACAAGCCTGACCGACACCGGTGTCCGGG
Protein-coding regions in this window:
- a CDS encoding DUF424 family protein → MYVKEYNSASGLLVAVCDRDLLGKSFEEGELSLKISERFYKGEEATEGEVITSLQRATIANLVGNRTIKCAVDNDFIDEACVIFVDGVPHAQMVKL
- a CDS encoding NAD-binding protein, translated to MQVIFGCGRIGYAIAKELRGKGLDVLIVDIDEKKVELLKDEGFIAFVGDINDPEVTRKVLSEGVAEAFFIVSNDCTGNKQALKNVKKDAPQARVVVRAVDPTDKEDLKELGVDVVLSIPDITAKTAIGDLESVKSRMKAKQLVTMIEELKEHEEERLGIVVHDSPDPDAIASALALKHIAKHVGVSADITYRGEIGHHVNRAFVNILGIEMVRIEREDDLKGYSKLALIDASVPGMNNPLPPEGNIDIIIDHHTANNKGKVNADFFDIRPDTGATSTILTEYLRELEVPVDKVLATALLHGIRTDTSGFKRETNPADFSAAAFLHVKADKDLLDQIETPPMSTEMLNVVGDAILNKKIKGSYLITNAGMVANRDAIPQAADYLLNLEGIATVVVIGLYEDKAFISGRSKDIRVNIGDAFARAFGDIGSAGGHASMAAAQIPLGIFSGLKDKETIMQLVEDAVTKRFLAVMMKEESSE